The candidate division WOR-3 bacterium DNA segment TTGGTATTTTTCCTCTTGTGCCCGCTCGCCTGCGGTGGGTTTTCCTCTCCGCAGAACCCGCGGCCAGCGCCCTCAGTTATAAGTGTTAACACCGAGATTGACCGCTCCCGGACCAATGCGATTGTCCTTGCCGCCCAAAGGGTGAGCCCGGCGGTTGTTTCGGTCATAGTAACCCAGACCCGGATTGTCAGTTATGACCCGTTTGGCTTTTTCGGGTTCGACGACTTCTTCCGCGACTTCTTCCCGCGCCACTCATTCCGGCAGGAGGTGAAGTCAATGGGTTCAGGTGTTATCGTTGACGCCAAGGGGTATGTTGTTACCAACGCCCATGTGGTCAACAACGCCACCAAAATCAAGGTAACCCTGCCTGACAACCGCACCTTTGATGCCGAACTTTTGGCACTGGATTCTGACCGCGACCTCGCACTTTTGAAAATCAGCGGCGAAAACCTGCCGGTCGCACCACTTGGCAACTCTGACGACCTCTTGATTGGCGAGTGGGCAATAGCGATTGGCAACCCGTTCGGATTTCTGATTGAGGATGCCCAGCCAACCGTAACCGTTGGCGTCATCTCGGCTCTGCATAGGGACATCCGTTCCCGTCAAGGCGGTCCGGTATTCACCGATATGATTCAGACCGATGCGGCAATCAATCCGGGAAACTCTGGTGGTCCTTTAGTCAATGCCCTTGGAGAGGTCATCGGCATCAACACCTTCATCTTCTCCCATGCTGGTGGCTCTGAAGGTGTCGGTTTTGCCCGCCCGATAAATGAGGTCAAGCGTTTTATCAGCGAGGCTCTCGGTCAAACCCAGGTAGAATACGAAAGGGTCAGTACCAAAATCGGCGCGGTGATTGCGGACATCAACCCGACACTGCGCAGCCGCTTCGGACTTGCCCATACCAAAGGGGTGGTGGTGATTCAGGTCAATGAGGGCTCAATTGCTGAAAGGATTGGACTCTTACCTGGTGATGTTTTGTTGATTTATCAGGGCAAGGTTGTCTCCTCTGCCCGCAGCCTCAAGGAGCGGCTGGAGCGCTTGGAGGGTAAGATTGACCTGGTGATTGACCGCAAAGGCGAGCAACTTAGAATCCTCTACCAGTTAAGATGAGCACCCGCTATTCCTTTCCGGAAATGTCTGAACTCTGGTCTGAACAGACCAAGTTCTCCTACTGGCTGTTAGTGGAAAAAATTGTGGCGCAGGTGCAAGGAGAGATGGGTATAATCCCCAAAAGTGCGGCAAAAGCAATCCAGAAGGCGAGCTTCAAAATCAAAGAGATTGAGCGGTTTGAAAAGGAGACCGGTCACGATGTCATCGCCTTTACCAAAAGCGTTGCCAAAAGTATCGGTCCTTTTGGCAGATTTGTCCATTACGGTCTTACCTCCTATGATGTAGTGGATACTGCGCTTGCGCTCCGCTGTCTTGCCGGGCTGAAAACCATCCGCACCGCGCTTATGGATTTAAGAAAAACGGTTGTCGGACTTGCCCGACGCTACCAATGGACACCAATGATGGGCAGAACCCATGGTGTCCATGCCGAACCGATTACCTTCGGGCTGAAATGCCTCTCCTGGCTCAGTGAGATTGAGCGCGCCCTCAAGCGGGTTGAAAAGGCAGAGGATGAAATTGGCTACGGTAAGATTTCGGGCACGGTTGGTGCTTATACCCAGTTAGGACCAGAGGTTGAAAAAAGGGTTCTGAAGAGGCTGGGTTTGAAACCTGAACCGGTCTCAACCCAGGTCATTCCCCGTGACCGGCACGCCTATCTCCTCTCTGTCCTTGCCCTGATTAGTAGTGGTCTTGAGCGCATCGCTACCGAAATCAGGAATCTCCAGCGCACCGAGATCAACGAACTGGCTGAACCGTTTGGCAGAACCCAGGCAGGCTCATCAGCGATGCCGCACAAGAAAAACCCCATCATCTGCGAACGCATCTGCTCACTTGCGCGGGTGATTCGGGCATATGCCTTTGCCGCTTTTGAAAACATTCCCCTCTGGCACGAGCGCGACCTCACCAACTCCGCCGCGGAACGCATCATCATCCCGGAATCATTTACCCTCACCCATTACTGCCTGGTCCAGATGAACAGAGTCCTTTCCGGACTGGTGGTTAAACCCGACCAGATGGAGAAAAACCTCAAACTTTCCGGCGAGACCTTTTTCTCCCAGGCGCTACTTTTGGAGCTTGTGAATAAAGGGATGAACCGGAGCAAGGCATATCGGCTTGTCCAACAACTGGCATTTGAAGCAACGAGCACTGGCAAAACATTTACTCTCCTCGCCGAAAAGAGCGAAATGGTGAGAAGATATTTAACCTCCGAGGAATTGAGAAAGGTATTCAATCTCCGCGGACTTTTGAAGAACATTGGCAAGGTTTACCAACGGGTCATACCCCGGTGATTGATTTCACTTTTACCGAAGAACACCTGTTAACCCAGAAACTTGCGCGGGACTTTGCCCGTAATGAGGTTCAACCAAAAGTGAGAGAGAACGACCGCCAGGGTGTGTTTGACCTGAAAATCGCCCGGCGGATGGCTGAACTCGGCCTCTTGGGGCTATCACTGCCTCCTCGTTGGAGCGGCAGCGGGGGCGACTATATCGCCCTTGGACTCGCCTGTGAAGAACTTGAGGCGGTTGACACATCCCTGCGTGTCATCCTCTCGGTTCATATTGGACTCGTTAGCCTCACACTCCTTGCTTGGGGGAATGAGGAACAAAAAGAAAGGTATCTTGTACCTCAGGCAAAGGGTGAAAAGCTGGGCGCCTTTGGTCTTACTGAGCCTGGTGCTGGGTCTGATGTACTCGGGATTCAGGCAAGGGCAAGAAAGGCGGGCGATAACTACATTATCAGTGGTGAGAAGACCTGGATTTCTCTCGCTGATATCGCCGACCACTTCCTGATTTTTGCCTGGACCGACCAAGAGAAAAGAAAAAATAGAGACCATTCTGGCATCAGTTGCTTTATTCTTGAAAGAGGAATGCCCGGACTCACCACCACCACCATTCACGGCAAACTTGGCATTCGCGCGGGCAATACCGGTTCAATTGTAATGGAAGAGGTAGTGGTCCCAAAAAGAAACCTCCTGGGTACAGAAGGCGAGGGGTTCAAGATTGCAATGTTTGCCCTTGACCAGGGACGCTATACTGTCGCTGCTGGCGCCACCGGTTTAGTCCGCGCCTGCCTTGAGGCGGTTGTTGATTACACCCGCAACCGCCACACCTTTGGCAAGCCAATCGCCGAACATCAACTGGTCAAGGAGATGATTGGCGAAATGGCGGTCAACTATCAGGCAGCCCGACTACTCTATCTGCAGGCGGGCTGGCATAAAAATCAGGGCAGAACTGCCACCCGGGCAACATCGGCAGCAAAACTCTTTGCCTGTGAGGCGGCAGAAAGGGCGGCAAGCAACGCCGTGCAAATCTTTGGTGCCTATGGATTTTCTGATGAATATCCGGTTGAGCGCTTCCACCGCAACGCCAAAGGGGCGCAGATTTACGAAGGGACCAGAGAGATTCACAAACTCCTGCAGGCAGACTTCGCCCTGGGTATAAGGGAGGAGAAAACTCTCAGGGTGAATCTGCCCCGACCGGAATGAAAGGAGGCTTGATGCCTGTTGTCTATCTCAAATCCGGTGGCACCGCAGTCTGCGGCGGGTATACGGTAAAGGATGGGGTTGTCAAAATGGTTGATGTTGTGTTCAAGGATGCCGGCTTACCCCAAGGCAAGGAAAAGCAGCCTGAGGCGGTTGTTTCGCTTGCCAATGTCCTTTACATCATTCCCGGACAGGGATAACATGCCTATTCAGTAATGCCGCAGGCGTCGGTCCTTGTTCGCCATATCACTGACCTTAAATCCGCAGTCAATGAGGCGCTGGAGTTTCTTGAATATGAGTTTGCGGGCAAGAAGGTCTGGATTAAACCCAACCTGCTTGCGCCCCATCCCCCTGAAGCCGGTGTCACCACCAACCCTGAACTTGTCCATCAGATTGTTCTTGAACTGAAAAGGCGCAATGCGAAAAAGGTCTGGGTTGGTGATAATCCCGCAGGTACGCACACCGGTTCACTTGAAGATTATCTGAAACCAACCGGTGTTGTTGAAGCAAGTGCAGGCTGTTTTACCAACATCTCGGTCAATCCGGTCAAACTGAAGGTTCGGTCTCGCTTCCTCTCTGAAATCCCGGTCTCAAATATCATCAACGAGGCGGATGTGATTCTCAACCTGCCGGTGTTCAAAACCCATACCCTCACCATCCTTACCGGTGCGATAAAAAACATCTTCGGCATCATCCCGGGCGGACACAAGGCATATCTTCACACCCTTGCTGTTAGTGCGGATGAGTTTGCCGAACTCCTTGTTGACATCTATCAGGCGGTGCCCAGCCCAATTCTGCACATTATGGATGGGATTCGGATTATGGATGGTATCAACGGACCGAGTGGCGGCAGGGTGCGCAAAATGGACTATCTCATTACAGGCAATAACGGTGTTGCCCTTGATGCGGTAATGGCGCTCCTTGCCAATGCAAAACCGGAAAACATCCCTACAACCCGCATCGCGGGTCAAAGGGGCCTTGGTCCAATTAAAAGGGAAGATATAAAAATTGAGGGCGACCTCTCCCCTATCAAAGACTTCCGCCTGCCTGATGCCGGTCTTGCCGCGCTCATCACCCGCCTTTCCAGACCGGTTTACCGGTTTCTTTTGCCCCGTCTCCCGCTTCTTAAAAAATCCCGGTGCATCCGGTGTGGCGAATGCGCCCAAAACTGCCCGGTTCAGGCGATTAAGATGAGCCCCTATCCAGAAATTGACCGCAGAAGGTGCATCCGCTGCTTCTGCTGCTCAGAAATCTGCCCGGAAAGGGCAATGACCATTGCCAGCCACTTGAAAAGTTACTGGTTACGCGCCCTTTCGGGCTAAATCTATTTTAAAATCCTTAGGTTAGTTAAACCTTAGCCCGCCCCTCTCCCATCAAGCAAGAAAAGATGTCAAGTATCCATAAAAGTACACAAATTGCACCAGGGCAGAATTGAGTTATGCATCGCAATTTCGTAACTTATACAAAATTCACCTTTCGTGGGGGTACTATCCCCTCACCAATTTGTGCTTTGGGAAAGGTAAAGGTTAAGGTTAAAATCTTTTGGCTTCTATCTCCTCTTCAGCCTTTTGCACCTCTGCCTTTTCCACTCCTCATCATCAATCCTTTGCCGAATCTCCTTGATTCTGTCCCTGATTCTTGCCGCCTTCTCAAACTCAAGGCTCCTTGCCGCCGCCTCCATCTCCTTGTGCAGACGGGCAAGCAACTCAACCAGGTCCTCACCATTGCTCATTGGCAATTGGTCATCGGCCGTTTCCTCTCTTTTTGCATCCGCCACCGCGGTGGTCTCAAGAACCTGTTCGGTTGATTTCACAATTGAGCGGGGCTCAATCCCGAACCTCTTATTGAACTCAATCTGCTTCTGCCTTCTCCTTTCGGTCTCCTCAAGCGCGTTTCTGATTGAACGGGTGATGTTGTCCGCATAGAGAATCACCTCACCCCGGACATTTCGTGCCGCCCTGCCTGCGGTCTGAATCAAGGAGCGGGCATCACGCAGAAAACCCTCCTTATCAGCATCCAGGACCGCCACCAACGAAACCTCAGGCAAATCCAGCCCCTCACGCAGAAGGTTGATGCCCACCAAAACATCAAAATCACCCAAACGCAGACCGCGCAGAATCTCCACCCTTTCCAAAGGCTCAATCTCAGAATGGAGATACCTGACTTTTATTCCCATCTCGGTCAGATACTCAGCCAGATCCTCAGCCATCCGCTTTGTCAAGGTTGTTACCAACACCCTTTCCTTCCTCTCCACCCGCTGACGAATCTCATTTATCAGGTCATCAACCTGATTTTTCGTCGGTCTCACCGTCATCTTCGGGTCAACCAGTCCGGTCGGGCGGACAATCAGCTCGGCAACCCTTTCCTGACTCTGAAGGAGTTCGTAATCCCCTGGTGTTGCCGAAGTAAAAACCACCTGATTGATCAAGGTTTCAAACTCGTCAAACCGCAAAGGTCGGTTATCAAGACAGGAGGGCAGCCTGAACCCGTAATCAACCAACACCTGCTTTCTTGACCGGTCACCATTGAACATACCCTGAATCTGGGGAATCGTCACATGGGACTCATCAATTATCATCAGGTAATCTGCCGGAAAGTAGTCCAAGAGGCAGTAAGGTCTCTCCCCTGGCGCCTTACCCAAAAAATGGCGGGAATAGTTCTCAATCCCCGGGCAGTATCCAAACTCCCTGATCATCTCCAGATCAAACCTTGTCCTTGTCTTTAACCGCTGCGCCTCCAGAATCTTGCCCTGAGCCTCAAGTTCGGCAACCCTTTGCCGCAACTCCTCCTCAATTGACTCCAGCGCCCTTTCTATCCGCTCCTCATTGGTGACAAAATGCCTTGCCGGATAAACAACCACCCTCTCCCTCCGTTCAATCAAATCACCGGTAAGGATGTCAAAGATGCTCAAACGCGCCACCCGGTCCTGTTCAAACTCTATCCTCACCCCGTAATCACGGTGGGAAGGATGGACTTCTATCACATCGCCCCGAACCCGGAATGTTGAACGCTTCAGTTCCAGGTCATTTCTGGTGTACTGCAGTTTCACCAGTTGTTCCAAAAGACCATCCCGGTCAAGGTCGGCATTCAGTTCAATCGGGAAAAGCGCCTCCTTGAACTCCCAGGGCTCACCCAAATTATAGATACAGGACACCGAGGCAACCACAATCACATCCCTGCGCTCAATCAGGCTGGATGTTGCCCGTAACCTCAGCCTTTCAATCTCCTCATTGATTGAGGCATCCTTCTCAATGTAAAGGTCATGCTCGGGCACATATGCCTCTGGCTGATAATAGTCATAATAGGAGATGAAATACTCCACCGCATTTTCCGGAAAGAACTGCTTGAACTCGCCATAAAGCTGCGCCGCCAGGGTCTTGTTATGGGAAATGACAATTGTTGGTCGGTTCAGCCGCGCAATCACCGCTGCCATCACAAAGGTCTTGCCCGAACCGGTCACCCCCAAAAGCGTGGAAAACTTCTCGCCTGACCGAATAAAATCAACCAGGCGCTCAATCGCCTCTGGCTGGTCACCAGCAGGCTTAAAAGGGGCCCTTAACCGGAACTGGCTCATAGTTTAAAGTTTATAGTTTCTGGTTCACAGTTCAACCAAGAATCAAGGACTAATTATTTGACATCTTGACTTTCATTCAGTAGATTTGAAAAATCAAACCCGAGACTATTAACTATGAATAAACAGCTCCTCTCTGGCGATGAAGCGGTTGCCCGCGGTGCCTGGGAAGCGGGCTGTGAGGTTGCTGCCGCCTATCCCGGGACACCTTCAACCGAAATCCTTGAAAACCTCGCCACCTATCCTGATGTCTATTGTGAATGGTCGGTAAATGAGAAGGTGGCACTTGAGGTAGCGCTTGGTGCTTGCCTCGCTGGCGTGCGCAGCCTCGCAGCGATGAAGCATGTCGGTTTGAATGTTGCTGCCGACCCGCTTTTTTCTGCCGCCTATATTGGTGTCCGCGCCGGACTGGTGATTGTCACCGCTGATGACCCGGGTCTGCACTCATCCCAGAATGAACAGGACAACCGCTTTTACGGACTCTTTGCCAAACTGCCGGTCCTCTGTCCTTCAGACAGTCAGGAGGCAAAGGATTTTGTCAAAATCGGTTTTGAAATCTCGGAAGAGTTTGACATCCCGGTCCTGTTAAGGCTCACCACCCGTGTCGCCCATTCCAGTTCAGTAGTAACTTTGAATGAACGCGCCCCAAAACCTCCTCAGGGGTATGAAAAACAGCTCCAGAAAACCACCCTACTCCCGGCATTTGCCCGTGTCCGGCACATTGACCTTGAAAACCGCCTGGACCGGCTCAAGGCATATTCAGAAAACACCCCACTTAACCGCTGGGAATTAAATAATACCGACATCGGTATCATCTGTGATGGTGTTGCCTATCAGTATGCCCGTGAGGTGTTTCCTGATGCCTCATTTCTCAAACTGGGGATGGTCTATCCCTTTCCTGAAGAAATGGTGCGCAATTTTGCTGAAAGGATAAAGGAACTGATAGTTGTTGAAGAGGTTGACCCCTTCATTGAACTTCAAATCCGCGCCCTTGGTCTAAAACCAATCGGCAAGGACAGGCTACCAAGAACCGGGGAACTTAACCCTCGAATCGTCCGCGAGTCGTTATTGGGTTCTACCACTAAAGTCACACCAGAACCAAACATTCCCAATCGTCCGCCAGCGCTCTGTCCTGGCTGTCCTCATCTTGGTCTCTTCTATTCTCTGCAGAAACAGAAGGTAATCATCGCTGGTGACATCGGCTGCTATACCCTTGGTGCCCTACCCCCGCACAGTGCAATGGACACCTGCATTGATATGGGCGCATCAATCACCTTTGCCCATGGTGCTGACAAGGCGCTCTCAGCAAATGACCCCCGTCCGCGGTTAGCGGTAATTGGGGACTCAACATTCTTCCATTCTGGCATCACCGGTTTGATAAACACCGTCTACAACCAGTCAAATGTCATCACTATCATCACCGACAACCGCACCACCGGCATGACCGGACACCAGAACCACCCTGGCACCGGCAAAACCCTGATGGACAAAGAAACCAAGGTGATCGACCTTGAAAAACTTTGCCGTGCCTGTGGTGTGGAAAATGTTATCAAGGTTGACCCCTATCGGTTACAGGAAACCAAGAAGACCATCCGCAAGGTTATTGCGGAAAAAAAGCCCGCGGTTATCATCTCGCAGCGTCAGTGCGCCTTACTGGCAGGCAAACAGGGACGGACAAAGAAGGTTGACCCAGAAAAGTGCATCGGCTGCAAATCCTGCCTTGCCCTCGGCTGCCCCGCCCTATCCTATGCCAATGAAAAGGCGGTTATCATTGAAACCAGTTGTAGCGGCTGCGGGATGTGTGTTGAAATCTGCCCAAAGGAGGCAATAGGATGAACCTCCTTGTCTGCGGCGTTGGTGGTCAGGGTGTTCTCCTCTTCTCTGACATCCTTGCCCGCTTGGCAATGGCCGCTGGTCTTGATGTCAAAAAAAGTGAGGTTCATGGGATGGCCCAGCGGGGTGGCAGCGTCACCAGCCACATCCGCTGGTCAAAAAAGGTTTATTCACCATTGATTGAAGAGGGAACCGCAGACATCATTGTTGCCTTTGAACAACTGGAGGCATTGCGCTATATCCATTTCCTCTCCACAGCTGGACTGTTGATTTACGATCCGCTCCGGATTGACCCCCTACCTGTCCAGATTGGACTGGTGGAGAAAATGCCCGACGAGGTTCTCCAGGAAAGAATAGCCGCCCGGGCTGCGTTAAACCGAGCGATACCGGCATTTGCTGCCGCCTGCGACCTTGGCAACCCGCGCGTTCAGAACACGGTGATGCTTGGTGCCATCTCCCATTTCCTTGAATTTCCCCTCTCATTTTACGAGCAGGTTATCAACCAGTTAGTTAAACCTCAGTTTGTTGAAATCAACCTCAAGGCGTTTGCGACCGGTCGCGCGCTCCTGAAGGAAAACCTGCCGGCAAAAAAGTAATTTTACCTTACAATCTGGCACCGGGAAATGGTGCGGGCGTGAATGAAAGCACCATGACCAAAAGCGCCAAAACCGCCAGTAAAATATCGGTTTTTGTCAATGGGGTAATATTGTCAAGTGGTGGTGGATGCTTGAGCCCGAACGCGGTTGCCAGAAAAGCCCAGAATGGCCAGCCAAGCCAGAAGAAACCCATCAGCAAAAGTCCGGCGATGATAAATATGGTAAAAAAAC contains these protein-coding regions:
- the iorA gene encoding indolepyruvate ferredoxin oxidoreductase subunit alpha, with translation MNKQLLSGDEAVARGAWEAGCEVAAAYPGTPSTEILENLATYPDVYCEWSVNEKVALEVALGACLAGVRSLAAMKHVGLNVAADPLFSAAYIGVRAGLVIVTADDPGLHSSQNEQDNRFYGLFAKLPVLCPSDSQEAKDFVKIGFEISEEFDIPVLLRLTTRVAHSSSVVTLNERAPKPPQGYEKQLQKTTLLPAFARVRHIDLENRLDRLKAYSENTPLNRWELNNTDIGIICDGVAYQYAREVFPDASFLKLGMVYPFPEEMVRNFAERIKELIVVEEVDPFIELQIRALGLKPIGKDRLPRTGELNPRIVRESLLGSTTKVTPEPNIPNRPPALCPGCPHLGLFYSLQKQKVIIAGDIGCYTLGALPPHSAMDTCIDMGASITFAHGADKALSANDPRPRLAVIGDSTFFHSGITGLINTVYNQSNVITIITDNRTTGMTGHQNHPGTGKTLMDKETKVIDLEKLCRACGVENVIKVDPYRLQETKKTIRKVIAEKKPAVIISQRQCALLAGKQGRTKKVDPEKCIGCKSCLALGCPALSYANEKAVIIETSCSGCGMCVEICPKEAIG
- a CDS encoding DUF362 domain-containing protein, encoding MPQASVLVRHITDLKSAVNEALEFLEYEFAGKKVWIKPNLLAPHPPEAGVTTNPELVHQIVLELKRRNAKKVWVGDNPAGTHTGSLEDYLKPTGVVEASAGCFTNISVNPVKLKVRSRFLSEIPVSNIINEADVILNLPVFKTHTLTILTGAIKNIFGIIPGGHKAYLHTLAVSADEFAELLVDIYQAVPSPILHIMDGIRIMDGINGPSGGRVRKMDYLITGNNGVALDAVMALLANAKPENIPTTRIAGQRGLGPIKREDIKIEGDLSPIKDFRLPDAGLAALITRLSRPVYRFLLPRLPLLKKSRCIRCGECAQNCPVQAIKMSPYPEIDRRRCIRCFCCSEICPERAMTIASHLKSYWLRALSG
- the purB gene encoding adenylosuccinate lyase yields the protein MSTRYSFPEMSELWSEQTKFSYWLLVEKIVAQVQGEMGIIPKSAAKAIQKASFKIKEIERFEKETGHDVIAFTKSVAKSIGPFGRFVHYGLTSYDVVDTALALRCLAGLKTIRTALMDLRKTVVGLARRYQWTPMMGRTHGVHAEPITFGLKCLSWLSEIERALKRVEKAEDEIGYGKISGTVGAYTQLGPEVEKRVLKRLGLKPEPVSTQVIPRDRHAYLLSVLALISSGLERIATEIRNLQRTEINELAEPFGRTQAGSSAMPHKKNPIICERICSLARVIRAYAFAAFENIPLWHERDLTNSAAERIIIPESFTLTHYCLVQMNRVLSGLVVKPDQMEKNLKLSGETFFSQALLLELVNKGMNRSKAYRLVQQLAFEATSTGKTFTLLAEKSEMVRRYLTSEELRKVFNLRGLLKNIGKVYQRVIPR
- the uvrB gene encoding excinuclease ABC subunit UvrB — protein: MSQFRLRAPFKPAGDQPEAIERLVDFIRSGEKFSTLLGVTGSGKTFVMAAVIARLNRPTIVISHNKTLAAQLYGEFKQFFPENAVEYFISYYDYYQPEAYVPEHDLYIEKDASINEEIERLRLRATSSLIERRDVIVVASVSCIYNLGEPWEFKEALFPIELNADLDRDGLLEQLVKLQYTRNDLELKRSTFRVRGDVIEVHPSHRDYGVRIEFEQDRVARLSIFDILTGDLIERRERVVVYPARHFVTNEERIERALESIEEELRQRVAELEAQGKILEAQRLKTRTRFDLEMIREFGYCPGIENYSRHFLGKAPGERPYCLLDYFPADYLMIIDESHVTIPQIQGMFNGDRSRKQVLVDYGFRLPSCLDNRPLRFDEFETLINQVVFTSATPGDYELLQSQERVAELIVRPTGLVDPKMTVRPTKNQVDDLINEIRQRVERKERVLVTTLTKRMAEDLAEYLTEMGIKVRYLHSEIEPLERVEILRGLRLGDFDVLVGINLLREGLDLPEVSLVAVLDADKEGFLRDARSLIQTAGRAARNVRGEVILYADNITRSIRNALEETERRRQKQIEFNKRFGIEPRSIVKSTEQVLETTAVADAKREETADDQLPMSNGEDLVELLARLHKEMEAAARSLEFEKAARIRDRIKEIRQRIDDEEWKRQRCKRLKRR
- a CDS encoding trypsin-like peptidase domain-containing protein yields the protein LVFFLLCPLACGGFSSPQNPRPAPSVISVNTEIDRSRTNAIVLAAQRVSPAVVSVIVTQTRIVSYDPFGFFGFDDFFRDFFPRHSFRQEVKSMGSGVIVDAKGYVVTNAHVVNNATKIKVTLPDNRTFDAELLALDSDRDLALLKISGENLPVAPLGNSDDLLIGEWAIAIGNPFGFLIEDAQPTVTVGVISALHRDIRSRQGGPVFTDMIQTDAAINPGNSGGPLVNALGEVIGINTFIFSHAGGSEGVGFARPINEVKRFISEALGQTQVEYERVSTKIGAVIADINPTLRSRFGLAHTKGVVVIQVNEGSIAERIGLLPGDVLLIYQGKVVSSARSLKERLERLEGKIDLVIDRKGEQLRILYQLR
- a CDS encoding acyl-CoA dehydrogenase family protein — translated: MIDFTFTEEHLLTQKLARDFARNEVQPKVRENDRQGVFDLKIARRMAELGLLGLSLPPRWSGSGGDYIALGLACEELEAVDTSLRVILSVHIGLVSLTLLAWGNEEQKERYLVPQAKGEKLGAFGLTEPGAGSDVLGIQARARKAGDNYIISGEKTWISLADIADHFLIFAWTDQEKRKNRDHSGISCFILERGMPGLTTTTIHGKLGIRAGNTGSIVMEEVVVPKRNLLGTEGEGFKIAMFALDQGRYTVAAGATGLVRACLEAVVDYTRNRHTFGKPIAEHQLVKEMIGEMAVNYQAARLLYLQAGWHKNQGRTATRATSAAKLFACEAAERAASNAVQIFGAYGFSDEYPVERFHRNAKGAQIYEGTREIHKLLQADFALGIREEKTLRVNLPRPE
- a CDS encoding indolepyruvate oxidoreductase subunit beta, translated to MNLLVCGVGGQGVLLFSDILARLAMAAGLDVKKSEVHGMAQRGGSVTSHIRWSKKVYSPLIEEGTADIIVAFEQLEALRYIHFLSTAGLLIYDPLRIDPLPVQIGLVEKMPDEVLQERIAARAALNRAIPAFAAACDLGNPRVQNTVMLGAISHFLEFPLSFYEQVINQLVKPQFVEINLKAFATGRALLKENLPAKK